The Borreliella mayonii genome has a segment encoding these proteins:
- the fliG gene encoding flagellar motor switch protein FliG — MEEKKEKEILDVSALTGKQKAAILLVSIGSEISSKVFKYLSQEEIESLTFEIAKLETITSELKDNVLLEFKELMMAQEFIQKGGIDYARELLEKSLGTQKAVDIINNLGSALQSRPFEFVRRADPANILNFIQQEHPQTIALILSYLDPQKASFILSSLPTEVQTNVARRIALMDRTSPEVVREVERVLEKKLASLSSEDYTSAGGVDNVVEIINMADRKTEKFIIESLEEEDPELAEEIKKKMFVFEDIVLLDDRSIQRVLREIDGQELAKALKSVDIPVQEKIFKNMSKRAASMLKEDMEFLGPTRRKDVEESQQKIVSLIRKLEEQGEIVISRGGEEDVLV, encoded by the coding sequence ATGGAAGAAAAAAAAGAAAAGGAGATTTTGGATGTTTCTGCTTTAACAGGTAAGCAAAAAGCCGCTATTTTATTGGTTTCAATAGGTTCTGAAATCTCTTCTAAAGTGTTTAAGTATCTTTCTCAAGAAGAGATAGAGTCTTTGACATTTGAGATAGCAAAACTTGAGACAATTACTTCTGAGCTTAAAGATAATGTTCTTTTAGAGTTTAAAGAATTAATGATGGCTCAAGAATTTATTCAAAAGGGTGGAATTGATTATGCAAGAGAGCTTCTTGAAAAATCTCTTGGAACTCAAAAGGCAGTTGATATTATTAATAATTTGGGTTCTGCTTTACAGTCTAGACCTTTTGAATTTGTTAGAAGAGCAGATCCTGCAAATATTTTAAACTTTATCCAACAAGAACATCCGCAAACAATTGCTTTAATACTTTCATATCTTGATCCCCAAAAGGCTTCTTTTATTCTCTCTAGTTTGCCCACAGAGGTACAAACTAATGTTGCAAGAAGAATTGCATTAATGGATAGAACTTCTCCAGAGGTTGTAAGAGAGGTTGAGAGAGTTCTTGAGAAAAAATTGGCTTCTCTTTCTTCAGAAGATTACACATCAGCAGGAGGAGTTGATAATGTTGTTGAGATAATCAATATGGCTGATAGAAAGACAGAGAAGTTTATTATTGAATCTCTTGAAGAAGAAGATCCAGAGCTTGCAGAAGAGATTAAGAAGAAAATGTTTGTATTTGAGGATATAGTTTTGCTTGATGACAGATCTATACAAAGGGTTTTAAGAGAAATAGATGGTCAAGAGTTAGCAAAAGCTTTAAAATCTGTAGATATTCCTGTCCAAGAAAAAATTTTCAAAAATATGTCAAAAAGAGCAGCTTCAATGCTTAAGGAGGATATGGAATTTTTGGGACCTACTAGGCGAAAAGATGTTGAGGAATCCCAGCAAAAAATTGTTTCTCTTATTAGAAAATTAGAAGAACAGGGAGAAATAGTTATTTCAAGAGGGGGTGAGGAAGATGTGCTTGTCTGA
- a CDS encoding tetratricopeptide repeat protein — MKILSLIIFVNLFLSCGSESKEKSNLGLRLRELEISGGGSESKIEVYKEFIEKEDKNILKIVNSIDKKARFFNLIGLEFFKLGQYGPAIEYFAKNLEINPNNYLSHFYIGVASYNLAKNLRVKDEVEKYIILAENSFLKSLSIRDDFKDSLFAISNMYVYDLDKQLEAKNYLNKLDDMGEDYFEFFMLRGANYYSLGDLGNAILFYDKASKKASTEEQKESVSKIMSNLK; from the coding sequence ATGAAAATTTTGTCGTTAATAATTTTTGTTAATTTATTTTTATCTTGTGGTAGTGAATCTAAAGAAAAATCAAATCTTGGGCTTAGATTAAGAGAATTGGAAATTTCAGGCGGTGGATCTGAATCTAAGATTGAAGTTTATAAGGAATTTATTGAAAAAGAAGATAAAAATATTTTAAAGATAGTTAATTCTATCGATAAGAAAGCAAGATTTTTTAATTTGATTGGTCTTGAATTTTTTAAGCTTGGCCAGTACGGACCTGCTATTGAATATTTTGCTAAAAATTTAGAAATCAACCCCAATAATTATTTGTCTCATTTTTATATAGGCGTTGCTTCTTATAATTTAGCTAAAAATTTAAGAGTAAAAGATGAAGTTGAAAAATACATAATTCTTGCTGAGAATTCTTTTTTAAAATCACTTTCAATTAGAGATGATTTTAAAGATTCCCTTTTTGCCATTTCTAATATGTATGTATATGATCTTGACAAACAGCTTGAAGCTAAAAATTATTTAAATAAACTTGATGATATGGGTGAGGATTATTTTGAGTTTTTCATGTTAAGAGGTGCAAATTATTATTCGCTAGGTGATCTTGGTAATGCTATATTGTTTTACGATAAAGCTAGTAAAAAGGCTTCAACTGAAGAGCAAAAAGAAAGTGTTTCTAAGATCATGAGTAATTTGAAGTAA
- the fliE gene encoding flagellar hook-basal body complex protein FliE: protein MLRTDAFLKENNINLAKKNSLHFDVNLFSSKSNAKDNDIRTFKDVLINSITDVNKSQLNVSKVIEQAVLRPSSIDVHDVVIAMSRANMNLSILKAVVERGVKAYQDIINIR, encoded by the coding sequence TTGTTGAGAACTGATGCTTTTTTAAAAGAGAATAATATTAATTTGGCTAAAAAAAATTCTTTGCATTTTGATGTGAATCTTTTTAGTTCTAAAAGTAATGCCAAAGATAATGATATTAGAACTTTTAAGGATGTTTTAATAAATTCGATTACTGATGTCAACAAAAGCCAATTAAATGTTTCTAAAGTTATAGAACAAGCTGTTCTTAGGCCCAGTAGCATTGATGTTCATGATGTTGTAATAGCGATGTCTAGGGCGAATATGAATTTAAGCATTTTAAAGGCCGTTGTTGAGAGAGGTGTGAAGGCTTATCAAGATATAATCAACATTCGTTAA
- the fliH gene encoding flagellar assembly protein FliH — translation MPKVLYKSSEVDNLVKFEFVEIAKPVFESLEIKEKEGKVYDIDSQIATLKEELQLLRDEKLRLEEELAKRQELAKEEVQIESKRLIEEAKVKANEVLEAAKQEADLLQREAIYKKESIEAESNAEIERLAREYEEKLKTDLETATAKGREEGYSKGYESGFEDFDKVMRKLHAIIASLIAERKSILESSSAQIVSLVMQIAIKVIKRITDSQKDIVLENVNEVLKRVKDKTQITIRVNLDDLDIVRHKKSDFISRFDIIENLEIIEDPNIGKGGCIIETNFGEIDARISSQLDKIEEKFKNFSLLS, via the coding sequence TTGCCTAAGGTTTTATATAAATCATCAGAAGTTGATAATTTGGTAAAGTTTGAGTTTGTTGAGATAGCAAAGCCTGTTTTTGAATCTCTGGAAATCAAGGAGAAGGAAGGCAAGGTTTACGACATAGACAGTCAAATCGCCACTCTTAAAGAAGAGTTGCAACTTTTAAGAGATGAAAAATTACGACTTGAGGAAGAGCTTGCCAAAAGGCAAGAACTTGCCAAAGAGGAAGTTCAAATTGAATCCAAGCGGCTTATTGAAGAAGCCAAGGTAAAGGCTAATGAAGTATTAGAGGCAGCTAAGCAAGAAGCAGATCTTTTGCAAAGAGAGGCTATTTATAAGAAAGAATCTATTGAGGCTGAATCTAATGCTGAGATTGAAAGATTGGCAAGAGAGTATGAGGAAAAATTAAAAACAGATCTTGAGACAGCAACAGCTAAAGGCAGGGAAGAAGGATACAGTAAAGGTTATGAAAGTGGTTTTGAAGATTTTGATAAAGTTATGAGGAAATTGCATGCTATAATAGCATCTCTGATTGCAGAAAGGAAAAGTATTCTTGAATCCTCGAGTGCTCAGATAGTAAGTCTTGTTATGCAAATTGCAATTAAGGTTATTAAGAGAATCACAGATTCTCAAAAAGATATTGTCTTGGAAAATGTTAATGAGGTTTTAAAAAGGGTAAAAGATAAAACACAGATTACCATTCGCGTAAATCTTGATGATTTAGATATTGTTAGACATAAAAAGAGTGATTTTATTTCTAGATTTGATATTATAGAAAATTTAGAGATCATAGAAGATCCCAACATAGGCAAAGGTGGTTGTATAATTGAAACTAATTTTGGAGAGATTGATGCGCGCATTTCTTCTCAACTTGATAAAATAGAGGAAAAGTTCAAAAATTTTTCGTTATTAAGTTAA
- the flgC gene encoding flagellar basal body rod protein FlgC: MGLFSSINVASTGLTAQRLRIDVISNNIANVSTSRTPDGGPYRKQRIIFEPRVNNPYWKGPFIPDYLDNGIGQGVRVASIEKDKSPLKLKYDPTHPDSISSGDKKGYVELPNVNLVEEMVDMISASRAYEANSTVINSSKSMFRSALAILQG, from the coding sequence ATGGGATTGTTTTCAAGTATTAACGTAGCTTCAACAGGATTGACAGCACAAAGGTTGAGGATTGATGTTATTTCTAATAATATTGCAAATGTTTCTACTTCTAGGACCCCTGATGGTGGACCTTATAGAAAGCAAAGGATTATTTTTGAACCAAGGGTTAATAATCCTTATTGGAAAGGGCCTTTTATTCCAGATTATCTTGATAATGGTATTGGCCAAGGAGTTAGGGTTGCTAGCATTGAAAAAGATAAATCTCCATTGAAGTTAAAATATGATCCAACTCATCCCGATTCAATAAGTTCTGGAGATAAAAAAGGCTATGTAGAGCTTCCTAATGTTAATTTAGTTGAAGAAATGGTAGATATGATTTCAGCTTCTCGTGCTTATGAGGCAAATTCTACTGTCATCAATAGTAGTAAGTCTATGTTTAGAAGCGCATTAGCTATACTTCAAGGCTAA
- the hslV gene encoding ATP-dependent protease subunit HslV — MGFKGTTVIAIKKNGKTVVAADGQVTFGHTVLKSNAIKIRKLLNGKILAGFAGSTSDAITLFEKFEEKIKAKGDGLIDIKRAAVDLAKDWRSDKILHKLEAMMLVADSSNILLISGTGDVVEPEEDVISIGSGGNYAYSAALAYMENKKLSAFEVALRSLKIAARVCIYTNSNIVLEEIENE; from the coding sequence ATGGGTTTTAAAGGAACCACAGTTATTGCAATAAAAAAAAATGGTAAGACTGTGGTGGCAGCAGATGGACAAGTAACTTTTGGACATACTGTTTTAAAGAGTAATGCTATTAAAATACGTAAATTGCTTAATGGGAAAATTTTGGCAGGATTTGCAGGCTCAACATCTGATGCAATTACTCTTTTTGAAAAATTTGAAGAAAAAATCAAAGCAAAAGGTGATGGTTTGATTGATATTAAAAGGGCTGCTGTTGACCTTGCAAAAGATTGGCGTTCTGACAAAATACTGCATAAGCTTGAGGCTATGATGCTTGTTGCTGATTCTAGCAATATTCTTTTAATTTCTGGTACCGGTGATGTTGTTGAGCCTGAAGAGGACGTTATTTCAATTGGAAGTGGTGGTAATTATGCATATTCAGCAGCTCTTGCTTACATGGAGAATAAAAAATTAAGTGCTTTTGAGGTTGCACTTAGATCTTTAAAAATAGCAGCAAGAGTATGTATATATACTAATTCTAATATTGTGCTTGAGGAGATTGAAAATGAATAA
- the fliI gene encoding flagellar protein export ATPase FliI has translation MSNFFENYLKQVDDIETVSFVGRVQKIKGLLVESLGPQCAIGDLCLIDQRNDKKVCAEVLGFNGPYVSLMAYEGFDGIEVGNKVYSLNKGLEINLSDELLGRVIDSLGRPIDNKGSFLNNSYKELIFEKINPINRSIFEEQILTGVKVLDGFLPVAKGQRVGIFSGSGVGKSTLLGMIAKNSNADVNVIAFIGERGRELNEFIEHELGEERLKKSVLVVSTSDESPISRYKGAYVATMIAEYFRGQGKDVVLLFDSITRFANAKREMSLSLGEPPVAKGYPPSVFVEIPILLERSGFNGNGGSVTGFYTVLVEGDDFTEPVADNIKAVLDGHIILDRDLFDRGIYPSINILSSTSRSIHRIISLEKQKLIMKARNLLSVYKDYEDLIRTGIYLKGSNKDVDFAISKYPKIIDFISQGINETFDFENLEDKIREILS, from the coding sequence GTGAGCAATTTTTTTGAAAATTATTTAAAACAAGTAGATGATATTGAAACTGTTTCTTTTGTTGGCAGAGTACAAAAAATAAAAGGTCTTTTAGTTGAAAGTTTGGGGCCTCAGTGTGCTATTGGAGATTTGTGTTTAATTGATCAAAGAAATGATAAAAAGGTATGTGCTGAGGTTTTGGGGTTTAATGGTCCTTATGTTAGCCTTATGGCTTATGAAGGATTTGATGGGATTGAAGTTGGAAATAAAGTCTATTCTTTAAACAAAGGGCTAGAAATAAATCTTAGTGATGAGCTTTTAGGAAGAGTTATTGATTCTCTTGGCAGACCTATTGATAATAAAGGGTCATTTTTGAACAATAGTTATAAAGAGTTAATTTTTGAAAAAATTAATCCAATTAATAGAAGTATTTTTGAAGAGCAAATATTAACAGGAGTTAAAGTTCTTGACGGGTTTTTGCCAGTCGCAAAAGGGCAAAGAGTTGGTATTTTTTCTGGTTCTGGCGTTGGCAAATCTACTTTGCTTGGCATGATTGCAAAAAATTCAAATGCAGATGTAAACGTTATCGCTTTTATTGGGGAAAGAGGTCGAGAGCTTAATGAGTTTATTGAACATGAACTTGGTGAAGAGCGTTTAAAAAAAAGTGTTTTAGTTGTTTCAACTTCTGATGAATCGCCCATATCAAGGTATAAGGGAGCTTATGTTGCTACCATGATAGCAGAATACTTTAGGGGGCAAGGTAAAGATGTGGTTTTGCTTTTTGATTCTATTACCAGGTTTGCAAATGCTAAAAGAGAGATGTCTCTTTCTTTAGGAGAGCCTCCGGTAGCCAAAGGTTATCCACCTTCTGTTTTTGTTGAAATTCCAATTTTGCTTGAGAGATCAGGCTTTAATGGTAATGGGGGAAGTGTTACTGGATTTTATACTGTTCTTGTTGAGGGGGATGATTTTACAGAGCCTGTAGCTGATAATATTAAGGCTGTTTTGGATGGTCATATTATTTTAGACAGAGATTTGTTTGACAGGGGGATTTATCCTTCAATAAATATTTTAAGTTCAACTTCAAGATCTATTCATAGAATAATAAGTTTAGAAAAACAAAAATTAATAATGAAGGCTAGAAATTTATTGTCTGTTTATAAAGATTATGAAGATCTTATTAGAACAGGAATTTATCTTAAAGGATCCAATAAGGATGTTGATTTTGCAATTTCAAAGTATCCTAAGATTATTGATTTTATTTCTCAAGGAATAAATGAAACATTTGATTTTGAAAATTTAGAAGATAAAATAAGGGAAATATTATCTTGA
- the dprA gene encoding DNA-processing protein DprA: MKLLYVDNLKFLKGKEKLKLFNNFNFNNIIKLTQKDIESYFLKSFRRLFRLPDLKLVELQEKVIRRTKAKVAILGSKFYPNKLKRIYDPPFAIYYKGNLPNYSSLSWAVVGSRKISKALAEITREFSSHLAKNGVEIVSEFAIGADIEAHIGAINENKRTFAVIPTDIDNIYPKQNRKYVFKLLEQGGGIITETLPFDKIQNYFFAKRNRLVSGLSDAIFITYEPLKSGALITAELGLDLGLDIYVYDLDFCGVGAVKLHSFGAQEIKTIKDLYALLNIKYVDSNNIEDDPKECCDCKNVSDILIGELLKEVYK, encoded by the coding sequence ATGAAATTGCTTTATGTTGATAATTTGAAATTTTTAAAAGGCAAAGAAAAATTAAAACTTTTTAATAATTTTAATTTTAATAATATTATTAAATTAACTCAAAAGGATATTGAGTCTTATTTTCTAAAATCATTTAGAAGATTGTTTAGGTTGCCCGATCTAAAATTAGTAGAATTGCAAGAAAAAGTTATTCGAAGGACAAAGGCCAAAGTTGCTATTCTGGGGTCTAAGTTTTATCCTAATAAACTTAAAAGAATTTATGACCCTCCTTTTGCTATTTACTACAAAGGTAATTTACCAAATTATTCTTCATTGTCTTGGGCCGTTGTTGGTTCTAGAAAAATTAGTAAAGCTCTTGCTGAGATAACAAGAGAATTTTCTTCACATCTTGCAAAAAATGGTGTAGAGATTGTTTCTGAATTTGCAATTGGTGCCGATATTGAAGCTCATATAGGAGCAATAAATGAGAATAAGAGGACATTTGCTGTTATTCCAACAGATATTGATAATATTTATCCTAAGCAAAATCGAAAATATGTTTTCAAGCTTTTAGAACAAGGTGGAGGAATAATTACTGAGACTTTGCCATTTGATAAAATTCAAAATTATTTTTTTGCCAAAAGAAATAGATTGGTCTCAGGTCTGTCTGATGCTATTTTTATAACTTATGAGCCCTTAAAATCAGGAGCTTTAATTACAGCTGAACTTGGTCTTGACTTGGGACTTGACATTTATGTTTATGATTTAGATTTTTGTGGTGTTGGAGCCGTAAAATTGCATAGTTTTGGTGCTCAAGAGATAAAAACCATTAAGGATCTTTATGCTTTATTAAATATTAAATATGTAGATTCTAATAATATTGAAGATGATCCTAAAGAGTGTTGTGATTGTAAAAATGTATCTGATATTCTTATTGGAGAACTTTTAAAAGAGGTATATAAATAG
- the flgB gene encoding flagellar basal body rod protein FlgB, whose product MNDFERSVDFSHRYLDVLSLRQSVISDNIANVDTPNFKRSKISFESEFEKAFLNKDKNDLSLTKSSDKHLSGLKNLKYSDVKPHRVLDHLSTMNNNGNNVDIDSEIKALVQNQMMYHLMTNVQAHYFKSINIVLK is encoded by the coding sequence TTGAATGATTTTGAAAGATCTGTAGATTTTTCACATAGGTATTTAGATGTTCTAAGCTTAAGACAAAGCGTTATTTCTGATAATATAGCAAATGTAGATACTCCAAATTTTAAAAGAAGCAAAATTTCTTTTGAGTCAGAGTTTGAAAAAGCTTTTTTAAATAAAGATAAAAATGATCTAAGCTTAACTAAGTCTAGCGATAAGCATTTGTCTGGACTTAAAAATCTAAAGTATTCAGATGTCAAGCCTCACAGAGTTCTTGACCATCTTTCAACTATGAATAATAATGGCAATAATGTTGATATTGATTCTGAGATTAAGGCGCTTGTACAAAACCAAATGATGTATCATCTTATGACTAATGTTCAGGCGCATTATTTTAAAAGTATAAATATTGTATTAAAATAA
- the hslU gene encoding HslU--HslV peptidase ATPase subunit → MNKLEEHYIVPKDVVAELDKYIIGQDEAKKLVSIALVNRYIRSRLPKEIKDEVMPKNIIMIGSTGIGKTEIARRLSKLIKAPFIKVEATKYTEVGYVGRDVESMVRDLMGIAVNMVKEEMYSTVRDDALVRTEERIVESLFKGSSNSENMDSNEIKAEEKVKEKLRKKLRAGELDDTTIEIQISSKMPFSTIEIFTGGNFEEIDMGIGGLLGNIFDRKKKRELKIKKAKEIILAEELEKLVDHENISDIAKSKVENMGIIFIDEIDKIAAKNRSGNDVSREGVQRDILPIIEGSKVNTKYGIVDTSHILFIAAGAFNLAKPSDLIPELQGRFPIKVELKSLSIDDLKKILKQTKNSLIKQYVAMFKVYNLDLKFSEEAIDRIAELTFNMNLENENLGARRLHGVMERVLADLFFEVPGSKLKKFEINLDYVNKKIQINEQKDLNYYII, encoded by the coding sequence ATGAATAAATTAGAAGAGCACTATATAGTTCCCAAAGATGTAGTTGCAGAACTTGATAAATATATAATAGGCCAAGACGAAGCTAAAAAATTAGTATCAATTGCTCTTGTTAACAGATATATAAGGTCCAGGCTTCCCAAAGAAATAAAAGATGAGGTAATGCCTAAAAACATTATTATGATTGGGTCAACTGGTATTGGAAAGACCGAGATTGCAAGAAGACTTTCTAAATTAATTAAAGCCCCTTTTATTAAAGTTGAGGCTACAAAATATACTGAGGTTGGTTATGTTGGTCGTGATGTTGAATCTATGGTTAGAGATTTAATGGGAATTGCAGTTAATATGGTAAAAGAAGAGATGTATAGCACTGTAAGAGATGATGCCTTGGTAAGAACAGAGGAGAGAATAGTTGAGAGTCTTTTTAAGGGATCTAGTAATTCTGAGAATATGGATTCAAATGAAATAAAGGCGGAAGAAAAGGTAAAAGAGAAGCTTAGAAAAAAGCTTAGAGCGGGTGAGCTTGATGATACTACTATTGAAATACAAATTTCTAGTAAAATGCCATTTTCTACAATAGAAATATTTACAGGTGGTAATTTTGAAGAGATTGATATGGGAATTGGCGGTTTGCTGGGTAATATATTTGATAGAAAAAAGAAAAGAGAATTGAAGATTAAAAAGGCAAAGGAAATAATATTAGCAGAAGAGCTTGAGAAATTGGTCGATCACGAAAACATTTCAGATATTGCAAAATCTAAAGTTGAAAATATGGGAATTATTTTTATTGATGAGATCGATAAAATAGCTGCTAAGAATAGGAGCGGCAATGATGTGTCCAGAGAAGGTGTTCAAAGAGATATTTTGCCAATTATTGAAGGTTCTAAAGTTAATACAAAATATGGAATAGTTGATACTTCTCATATTTTATTTATTGCAGCAGGGGCATTTAATTTGGCTAAACCTTCTGATTTAATACCTGAGCTTCAAGGACGATTTCCGATTAAGGTTGAGCTTAAGAGTCTAAGCATAGATGATTTGAAAAAAATTTTAAAACAAACAAAAAATTCTTTAATAAAGCAATATGTTGCTATGTTTAAGGTTTATAATTTGGATTTAAAGTTTAGCGAAGAGGCTATAGATAGAATTGCAGAGCTTACTTTTAATATGAATCTTGAGAATGAAAATCTTGGCGCCAGAAGACTTCACGGCGTTATGGAAAGAGTGCTTGCAGATCTTTTTTTTGAAGTGCCTGGTAGTAAGTTAAAGAAATTTGAAATAAACTTGGACTATGTTAATAAAAAAATACAAATTAACGAACAAAAAGATTTAAATTATTATATAATTTAG
- the fliF gene encoding flagellar basal-body MS-ring/collar protein FliF, translating to MSNFFTNFFVSAKGIFKKASTVQKIALGLIIFFVILALVFLISFSTKSQSIVLFGVEIKDQYLLDRISQRLDRENVKYFLSSDGRIYLDDEKLAKKMRAILVREELVPVHMDPWALFDIDRWTITDFERSINLRRSITRAVEQHIVALDDVDAVSVNLVMPEKALFKESQEPVKASVRITPRPGSDIITNRKKVEGLVKLIQYAIEGLESDNIAIVDNSGTILNDFSNLDGIDRIDLAEKERKLKLKYEAMLRGEIDSALSKVLSVDRFMIARVNVKLDTSKETTESKEYAPIELQSQDPKVSYNTRKVSDSTIISSQTQKKEYQGQGYSPWGPPGQEGNTPPEYQDLSDITGKYNESQEIKNVALNEKKSTSEKEPARIVGVSLGIFVDGIWNFVYDEKGDFVIENGMRKREYKPMALEEIKNIEDVLQSSFEYKPERGDSITVRNISFDRMNEFREIDENYFASERFKYFLFIASIVFSLLILVFTIFFAISRELERRRRLREEELAKQAHLRRQQALMDGGEDIGVDDVVGGVREGDELQSNAELLAREKPEDVAKLIRTWLLKNA from the coding sequence TTGAGCAATTTTTTTACTAATTTTTTTGTTTCAGCAAAAGGAATCTTCAAAAAAGCTAGTACGGTTCAGAAAATAGCCTTAGGATTGATTATTTTTTTTGTGATTCTTGCGCTTGTTTTTTTAATAAGTTTTTCTACTAAAAGCCAAAGTATTGTTCTTTTTGGAGTTGAAATTAAAGATCAATATCTCTTAGATAGGATATCGCAAAGACTTGATAGAGAAAATGTTAAGTATTTTTTGAGTTCCGATGGAAGAATTTATTTAGATGATGAAAAGCTTGCAAAAAAAATGAGAGCAATTCTTGTCAGAGAAGAACTTGTGCCCGTTCATATGGATCCATGGGCTTTGTTTGATATTGATAGGTGGACTATTACTGATTTTGAAAGAAGCATTAATCTTAGAAGATCTATTACAAGGGCGGTTGAACAGCATATTGTAGCTTTAGATGATGTTGATGCTGTTAGTGTGAATCTTGTTATGCCCGAGAAAGCTCTTTTTAAAGAGTCTCAAGAGCCTGTTAAGGCATCTGTTAGAATTACCCCAAGACCTGGTTCTGATATTATTACCAATAGAAAAAAAGTTGAAGGACTTGTTAAGCTTATTCAGTATGCCATTGAAGGTCTTGAATCCGATAATATTGCTATTGTTGATAATAGTGGAACTATTTTAAATGATTTTTCTAATTTAGATGGGATAGATAGAATAGACTTGGCAGAAAAAGAGCGCAAGTTAAAGCTTAAGTATGAAGCTATGCTTAGGGGTGAAATCGATTCTGCATTAAGCAAGGTTTTGTCTGTTGATAGATTTATGATAGCTAGAGTAAATGTAAAACTTGACACCTCAAAAGAAACTACAGAGTCTAAAGAATATGCTCCTATTGAGCTTCAATCCCAAGATCCAAAAGTTTCTTATAACACTAGAAAAGTAAGCGATTCAACTATTATATCTTCTCAGACTCAAAAAAAAGAATATCAGGGTCAAGGATATAGTCCGTGGGGGCCTCCTGGGCAGGAAGGCAATACTCCTCCTGAATATCAAGATTTAAGTGATATTACTGGTAAATATAATGAGTCTCAAGAAATCAAAAATGTTGCTTTAAATGAAAAAAAATCTACAAGTGAAAAAGAGCCCGCTAGGATTGTAGGTGTTTCTCTTGGTATTTTCGTGGATGGTATTTGGAATTTTGTGTATGATGAGAAGGGAGATTTCGTAATAGAAAATGGAATGAGAAAAAGAGAATATAAGCCTATGGCATTAGAAGAAATAAAAAATATTGAAGATGTTTTGCAAAGTTCTTTTGAATATAAGCCAGAAAGAGGTGATTCAATAACAGTTAGAAATATATCTTTTGATCGCATGAATGAATTTAGAGAAATAGATGAAAATTATTTTGCAAGTGAAAGGTTTAAATATTTTTTATTTATTGCAAGTATAGTATTTTCATTATTAATTTTAGTATTTACGATATTTTTTGCTATTTCTAGAGAGCTTGAAAGGCGAAGACGTCTTAGAGAAGAGGAATTAGCAAAGCAAGCGCATTTAAGGCGTCAACAAGCTTTAATGGATGGTGGTGAAGATATTGGCGTTGACGATGTTGTTGGTGGGGTTAGAGAGGGCGATGAGCTTCAAAGTAATGCTGAGCTTTTAGCTAGAGAAAAGCCAGAAGATGTTGCTAAGCTTATAAGAACATGGCTTTTGAAAAACGCGTAA